The following are encoded together in the Bombus pascuorum chromosome 10, iyBomPasc1.1, whole genome shotgun sequence genome:
- the LOC132911265 gene encoding fez family zinc finger protein 2-like isoform X1, which produces MFHSDSPTCGFCSASSLRVSIMQPFSTGSTMATETPTSLPPERVTSPAPCKNLTFSIAKIMEPDKRLTEQSNNQQTTPPQPPPPSIPSLTYSAHLESAFKKYVPTLRHQNLLQPYSLLYYHPNSLLSAFPAPPPTTPTVPQNSPPPTTIQKAFSKMSLTAISAESQREKKSPGPRNNELNTANKQKTFTCPECGKVFNAHYNLTRHMPVHTGARPFVCKICGKGFRQASTLCRHKIIHTAEKPHKCPTCGKAFNRSSTLNTHRRIHANYKPFVCEYCGKGFHQKGNYKNHKLTHSGEKAYKCNICNKAFHQIYNLTFHMHTHNDKKPFSCKICGKGFCRNFDLKKHMRKLHDTGSPVLNSLGTSSQSHNQQSGYASVQHGAGGHSFVNPFLLPPPGTTSYLSKML; this is translated from the exons ATGTTTCATTCGGATTCGCCGACATGTGGGTTCTGTTCCGCTAGTTCTCTCCGT GTCTCTATCATGCAACCGTTCTCAACCGGCAGTACAATGGCGACCGAAACACCGACTAGTCTTCCGCCAGAGAGGGTTACTTCACCCGCGCCCTGCAAGAACTTGACCTTCTCCATCGCTAAAATCATGGAACCGGATAAACGTCTTACCGAGCAGAGCAATAATCAACAAACGACACCGCCGCAACCTCCACCGCCTAGCATTCCTTCGTTAACTTATTCCGCGCATTTGGAATCGGCCTTCAAGAAATACGTGCCAACGTTGAGGCATCAGAATCTCTTGCAACCCTATTCTCTTCTCTATTATCATCCGAATTCGTTGTTGAGTGCCTTTCCAGCACCACCGCCCACTACACCCACCGTTCCGCAGAATTCACCACCACCAACCACCATTCAAAAAGCTTTCTCGAAAATGAGCTTAACAGCGATTTCAGCCGAGAGCCAACGCGAGAAGAAGAGTCCCGGACCACGGAACAACGAACTCAACACGGCGAACAAACAGAAAACGTTCACCTGTCCCGAATGTGGGAAGGTGTTCAACGCACATTATAATCTGACCAGACACATGCCAGTTCACACGGGAGCTCGACCGTTCGTCTGCAAGATCTGTGGCAAGGGCTTTCGCCAGGCGAGCACCCTGTGCAGGCACAAGATCATCCACACAGCGGAGAAGCCGCATAAATGTCCGACATGCGGCAAAGCTTTTAACCGAAGCTCGACACTGAACACCCACAGGCGCATCCACGCCAATTACAAGCCGTTCGTCTGCGAGTACTGCGGCAAGGGGTTCCATCAAAAGGGGAACTACAAGAATCACAAGTTGACGCACAGTGGCGAAAAGGCCTATAAGTGCAACATCTGCAACAAGGCGTTTCATCAGATCTACAATCTGACTTTTCACATGCATACTCACAACGACAAGAAGCCATTTTCTTGCAAGATCTGCGGCAAAGGATTCTGTAGGAATTTCGATTTGAAAAAACACATGAGAAAATTACACGATACCGGATCACCTGTATTAAATAGCCTAGGTACTTCATCGCAAAGTCACAATCAACAGTCTGGTTACGCGTCGGTACAGCACGGAGCCGGTGGCCATTCGTTTGTCAATCCTTTCTTGCTACCACCTCCTGGTACTACGAGTTATCTCAGCAAAATGTTGTGA
- the LOC132911265 gene encoding fez family zinc finger protein 2-like isoform X2, which translates to MQPFSTGSTMATETPTSLPPERVTSPAPCKNLTFSIAKIMEPDKRLTEQSNNQQTTPPQPPPPSIPSLTYSAHLESAFKKYVPTLRHQNLLQPYSLLYYHPNSLLSAFPAPPPTTPTVPQNSPPPTTIQKAFSKMSLTAISAESQREKKSPGPRNNELNTANKQKTFTCPECGKVFNAHYNLTRHMPVHTGARPFVCKICGKGFRQASTLCRHKIIHTAEKPHKCPTCGKAFNRSSTLNTHRRIHANYKPFVCEYCGKGFHQKGNYKNHKLTHSGEKAYKCNICNKAFHQIYNLTFHMHTHNDKKPFSCKICGKGFCRNFDLKKHMRKLHDTGSPVLNSLGTSSQSHNQQSGYASVQHGAGGHSFVNPFLLPPPGTTSYLSKML; encoded by the coding sequence ATGCAACCGTTCTCAACCGGCAGTACAATGGCGACCGAAACACCGACTAGTCTTCCGCCAGAGAGGGTTACTTCACCCGCGCCCTGCAAGAACTTGACCTTCTCCATCGCTAAAATCATGGAACCGGATAAACGTCTTACCGAGCAGAGCAATAATCAACAAACGACACCGCCGCAACCTCCACCGCCTAGCATTCCTTCGTTAACTTATTCCGCGCATTTGGAATCGGCCTTCAAGAAATACGTGCCAACGTTGAGGCATCAGAATCTCTTGCAACCCTATTCTCTTCTCTATTATCATCCGAATTCGTTGTTGAGTGCCTTTCCAGCACCACCGCCCACTACACCCACCGTTCCGCAGAATTCACCACCACCAACCACCATTCAAAAAGCTTTCTCGAAAATGAGCTTAACAGCGATTTCAGCCGAGAGCCAACGCGAGAAGAAGAGTCCCGGACCACGGAACAACGAACTCAACACGGCGAACAAACAGAAAACGTTCACCTGTCCCGAATGTGGGAAGGTGTTCAACGCACATTATAATCTGACCAGACACATGCCAGTTCACACGGGAGCTCGACCGTTCGTCTGCAAGATCTGTGGCAAGGGCTTTCGCCAGGCGAGCACCCTGTGCAGGCACAAGATCATCCACACAGCGGAGAAGCCGCATAAATGTCCGACATGCGGCAAAGCTTTTAACCGAAGCTCGACACTGAACACCCACAGGCGCATCCACGCCAATTACAAGCCGTTCGTCTGCGAGTACTGCGGCAAGGGGTTCCATCAAAAGGGGAACTACAAGAATCACAAGTTGACGCACAGTGGCGAAAAGGCCTATAAGTGCAACATCTGCAACAAGGCGTTTCATCAGATCTACAATCTGACTTTTCACATGCATACTCACAACGACAAGAAGCCATTTTCTTGCAAGATCTGCGGCAAAGGATTCTGTAGGAATTTCGATTTGAAAAAACACATGAGAAAATTACACGATACCGGATCACCTGTATTAAATAGCCTAGGTACTTCATCGCAAAGTCACAATCAACAGTCTGGTTACGCGTCGGTACAGCACGGAGCCGGTGGCCATTCGTTTGTCAATCCTTTCTTGCTACCACCTCCTGGTACTACGAGTTATCTCAGCAAAATGTTGTGA
- the LOC132911278 gene encoding transmembrane reductase CYB561D2-like yields MEEEGINATSFQLGQTKVDVSSSSEFPNSSANFETSDTKRSAWSTCVTIVDLVNHILIVCLTAFTLYYSVSPSVFNHTTLCTVGYVLLMSEAIVVLAGDNILTRYFTHRTKKHLHWILQLLGLICIIAGVVLMYRVKKVHFKSNHGILGITSLIIMIFLTLTGYPVFIAAKLRKVIRPITIKFGHNFLGLSCFAIGMASQCLGYKKFRSMNISSKVDAKWICIIVTIVIVVLSARKALPTLFQQFVKLFR; encoded by the exons atggaagaagaaggaataaACGCAACGTCGTTCCAGTTGGGCCAGACAAAAGTCGATGTTTCGTCGTCCTCGGAATTTCCGAATAGTTCCGCGAATTTCGAAACCTCTGACACGAAACGAAGCGCATGGAGCACGTGCGTTACCATAGTTGACCTCGTTAACCATATACTCATCGTTTGTCTGACAGCGTTCACCCTGTATTACTCGGTGTCTCCCAGTGTCTTCAATCATACGACCCTCTGCACTGTCGGG TACGTTCTGCTGATGTCGGAGGCTATTGTCGTGCTCGCTGGTGACAACATCTTGACGAGATATTTTACGCACCGCACGAAGAAACACCTGCACTGGATTCTGCAGCTACTTGGCCTGATCTGCATCATTGCCGGTGTCGTGCTAATGTACCGAGTGAAAAAGGTTCACTTCAAGTCCAATCACGGGATCCTGGGCATCACATCTCTAATCATAATGATCTTTTTAACTTTGACCGGCTATCCTGTTTTTATCGCCGCGAAACTCCGAAAAGTAATAAGACCAATAACGATCAAGTTTGGCCACAATTTCTTAGGTTTATCGTGTTTCGCGATCGGTATGGCGTCACAATGTTTGGGCTATAAGAAATTCAGGTCGATGAATATTTCGTCAAAAGTGGACGCAAAGTGGATCTGTATAATCGTTACTATTGTGATCGTTGTGCTTTCGGCAAGGAAAGCTCTTCCCACGCTTTTCCAACAGTTCGTAAAACTATTTAGATAA